A window of Candidatus Krumholzibacteriia bacterium genomic DNA:
TGACCTTCACGTTGCCGGGTTTGAGGTCGCGGTGCACCACGCCCTTCTCGTGCGCGAACTCAAGACCCTCGGTGATCTGCAGACCGATCCGGAGGGCCTCGCCCACGGACGGGGCTCCGTGGGTTCCCAGGCGTTCGGCCAGATCCATCCCCTCGACGAGTTCCATCACCAGGAAGGTTCGCCCCTCGGCCTCCTCGATGCTGAAGAGCGACGCGATGCGACGGTGGTGGAGCGACGCCAGGGTGCGGGCTTCGCGCGCGAA
This region includes:
- a CDS encoding serine/threonine-protein kinase, translating into MIGSKLAHYEITALLGKGGMGEVYRARDTKLQREVAIKIVSPQLASDPERLARFAREARTLASLHHRRIASLFSIEEAEGRTFLVMELVEGMDLAERLGTHGAPSVGEALRIGLQITEGLEFAHEKGVVHRDLKPGNVKV